In the genome of Mycteria americana isolate JAX WOST 10 ecotype Jacksonville Zoo and Gardens chromosome 7, USCA_MyAme_1.0, whole genome shotgun sequence, one region contains:
- the TNFSF4 gene encoding tumor necrosis factor ligand superfamily member 4: MEGQPDVEPRNQDHMDHEREPAEDEWNSWQRGQVRNTLHLVSAAAQWILLLACLIYLGIDSLQPSTPRSDEVPWTHIRYTGESIKGIAMNLTAEVGSIQIRNGSIMITCDGLYLVSLKGDIFFPDLEEEDSLKLMLRKMDNKTSRALWEQTVQVSGDAVNLTTVLYLFDQDNITLWTSSNATIADLSFSVVLLSPFPCSP, from the exons ATGGAAGGACAGCCAGATGTAGAGCCGAGAAATCAAGACCACATGGATCACGAAAGGGAACCTGCAGAGGATGAGTGGAACAGCTGGCAAAGAGGACAGGTTAGGAACACGCTGCACCTCGTGTCTGCGGCTGCTCAGTGGATATTGCTGCTTGCCTGCTTGATTTACCTTGGTATAGATTCTCTGCAACCCTCAACG cctcGGAGCGACGAAGTGCCGTGGACCCACATCCGGTACACAG GTGAAAGCATCAAAGGAATAGCCATGAATCTCACTGCTGAAGTAGGCTCTATTCAGATCAGAAATGGTTCCATCATGATCACCTGTGATGGCCTCTACCTAGTGTCCTTGAAGGGTGATATCTTTTTTCCTGACCTCGAGGAGGAGGACTCGCTGAAGCTGATGCTGCGGAAGATGGACAACAAGACCAGCAGGGCCCTCTGGGAGCAAACTGTCCAGGTCAGTGGCGATGCAGTAAATCTCACCACAGTGCTCTACTTGTTTGATCAAGATAACATCACTCTGTGGACCAGCTCCAATGCCACCATCGCAGATTTGTCGTTTAGCGTTGTGTTACTAAGTCCGTTCCCTTGCTCCCCGTAG